The Nitrospirota bacterium genome has a segment encoding these proteins:
- a CDS encoding C4-type zinc ribbon domain-containing protein translates to MEQQLGMLIELQEMDLRIRALTEKRKRFPEVLASFEHRRTQNKEELDRTREGLQAAQKNKRDRDQDLEAGSQKVEKLKTRSSEIKTNKEYQAMLKEIEAAEKENKAIEDEILVLMEKIDAAASAITSAETRSREEEAAIAAEQKEQEAAFAGVEEELKAALQQRQESAALIDQRLVAQYQKLLVSKAGMALAEARGEACSGCYMSIPPQVFVNVKKNESVITCPHCGRILYYKG, encoded by the coding sequence AGAGCTTCAGGAGATGGACCTCAGGATCAGGGCGCTCACGGAAAAACGGAAGCGCTTTCCGGAAGTACTGGCATCATTCGAGCACCGGCGAACACAGAATAAGGAGGAACTGGACAGGACCCGGGAGGGGCTCCAGGCCGCGCAGAAGAACAAACGGGACCGGGATCAGGACCTCGAGGCCGGCAGCCAGAAGGTTGAAAAGCTCAAGACGCGCTCGTCGGAGATCAAGACCAACAAGGAGTATCAGGCCATGCTGAAGGAGATCGAGGCGGCCGAGAAGGAGAACAAGGCAATCGAGGATGAGATCCTCGTGCTCATGGAAAAGATCGACGCGGCGGCTTCGGCGATCACTTCGGCCGAGACCCGGTCCCGGGAAGAGGAAGCCGCGATCGCCGCGGAACAGAAGGAGCAGGAAGCGGCCTTTGCCGGCGTCGAAGAGGAATTGAAGGCGGCGCTCCAGCAGCGCCAGGAATCGGCCGCGCTCATCGACCAGCGCCTCGTCGCGCAGTACCAGAAGCTGCTCGTATCCAAGGCGGGCATGGCCCTGGCGGAGGCGCGGGGAGAGGCATGCTCCGGCTGCTATATGAGCATCCCCCCGCAGGTGTTCGTTAATGTCAAGAAGAATGAGAGCGTGATCACCTGCCCCCACTGTGGAAGGATCTTGTACTATAAAGGATGA
- a CDS encoding ribonuclease HI family protein — MTGVNQQGPELTIYSDGASRNNPGEAGAGIYILQDGAPREGIARYLGRTTNNIAEYTAAIIGLEYAVRQGASKVRLLADSELLVKQLNGQYRVKNEGLKPLFLKVKKLIEQIGSVEVQYIPREMNREADALANRAIDEKNEN; from the coding sequence GTGACCGGAGTCAACCAGCAGGGGCCGGAGCTGACCATCTACAGTGACGGCGCGTCACGCAATAATCCCGGAGAGGCCGGCGCCGGCATCTACATCCTGCAGGACGGCGCGCCGCGGGAGGGGATCGCCCGGTACCTCGGCCGGACGACGAACAACATTGCCGAGTATACGGCGGCCATCATCGGGTTGGAATATGCGGTCCGGCAGGGGGCATCGAAGGTGCGCCTGCTCGCGGATTCCGAGCTCCTCGTGAAGCAGCTGAACGGCCAGTACCGGGTGAAGAACGAGGGACTGAAGCCGCTGTTTCTCAAGGTCAAGAAGCTGATTGAGCAGATCGGCAGCGTTGAGGTACAATACATACCGCGCGAGATGAACAGGGAAGCTGACGCCCTGGCCAACCGGGCTATTGACGAAAAAAATGAAAATTGA